In one Candidatus Ozemobacteraceae bacterium genomic region, the following are encoded:
- a CDS encoding GIDE domain-containing protein → MVAVGIFVLVIGLALLYWRHLEQMKVAQIKGTRTSTAQELKDGAVSPGKAVEVKGNIQCDSPLTAPLSGKQCVWFSCESRERIEVTYFETNQQTKQQERKTKTEYRVVRSEKSMVPFWIQDSTGRVMVRPEDAEIDGITVVDRFDQAPASSIGQVFATGGLMAGYVSSLPQLDNNHRILGIEHKEVIFPVGQPGYVLGELHSGGEAPTIAKRVKSDVSFVITTKSEEELVADAESRVFWLLIAGGVVSLCGVALIVKNFIP, encoded by the coding sequence ATCTCGAGCAGATGAAGGTCGCACAGATCAAGGGCACCCGGACCTCGACGGCCCAGGAATTGAAAGACGGGGCCGTCTCGCCGGGGAAGGCGGTCGAGGTGAAGGGAAACATCCAGTGCGATTCCCCGCTGACCGCACCGCTTTCCGGCAAGCAGTGCGTCTGGTTCAGCTGCGAGAGCCGCGAGCGGATCGAGGTGACCTATTTCGAGACCAACCAGCAGACCAAGCAGCAGGAGCGCAAGACGAAGACCGAATACCGCGTCGTCCGTTCCGAGAAATCGATGGTCCCTTTCTGGATCCAGGACTCGACGGGCCGCGTAATGGTGCGGCCGGAAGACGCCGAGATCGACGGCATCACCGTCGTCGACAGGTTCGACCAGGCCCCGGCCTCGTCGATCGGCCAGGTGTTTGCGACCGGCGGCCTGATGGCCGGATACGTCAGCTCCCTGCCACAGCTCGACAACAACCATCGCATCCTCGGCATCGAGCACAAGGAAGTCATCTTCCCGGTCGGACAGCCTGGATACGTTCTCGGTGAACTTCATTCCGGCGGCGAGGCCCCGACCATCGCCAAACGGGTGAAGAGCGACGTCTCGTTCGTCATCACGACGAAATCCGAGGAGGAACTGGTCGCCGACGCCGAGTCGCGGGTCTTCTGGCTGCTCATCGCCGGCGGAGTCGTGTCCCTGTGCGGCGTCGCCCTCATCGTGAAGAATTTCATTCCCTGA
- a CDS encoding protein phosphatase 2C domain-containing protein, producing MQISFHTDRGLVRKNNEDSSLAIPPWQEPAISAGACMFGVADGMGGHAAGEVASGLATATLKTWLSSQRPDRVAGPAEVESAFLEANFAIWEYVKKHADCQGMGTTLTAGFISDNRMILCHVGDSRVYLLRSGQLKQLTSDHTLVAEQVRAGKLDEAAARCHPARHILSRALGVREFITVDTTVLELAVGDTLLFCSDGIYGPVSDDIIREELARRPFNGAAKRLVELACKGGGPDNATAVAVLIDELPVSYPGRYSWQRFRSILGEWGILG from the coding sequence TTGCAGATCTCGTTCCACACCGACCGTGGCCTCGTTCGCAAGAATAACGAGGACAGTTCGCTGGCGATTCCTCCCTGGCAGGAACCGGCCATATCTGCCGGCGCATGCATGTTCGGCGTTGCCGACGGGATGGGCGGCCATGCGGCGGGCGAGGTGGCGTCGGGCCTCGCGACGGCGACGTTGAAGACGTGGTTGTCGAGCCAGCGTCCCGACCGTGTCGCGGGGCCGGCCGAGGTGGAAAGCGCCTTTCTCGAGGCCAATTTTGCGATCTGGGAGTATGTCAAGAAACACGCCGATTGCCAGGGAATGGGAACGACGCTGACGGCCGGGTTCATCTCGGATAACCGGATGATCCTTTGCCACGTCGGCGATTCGCGCGTGTATCTCCTTCGGAGCGGCCAACTGAAACAACTGACGTCCGATCACACTCTCGTCGCCGAGCAGGTTCGGGCGGGAAAACTCGACGAGGCGGCGGCCCGATGCCACCCGGCGAGGCACATTCTCAGCCGTGCGCTGGGCGTCCGGGAGTTCATCACGGTGGATACGACGGTCCTGGAACTGGCTGTCGGCGACACTCTGCTCTTCTGCTCCGACGGCATCTACGGACCCGTATCCGATGACATCATCCGGGAAGAACTCGCCCGCAGGCCGTTCAACGGCGCGGCGAAACGGCTCGTCGAGCTTGCCTGCAAAGGCGGCGGTCCGGACAACGCGACGGCCGTGGCCGTGCTGATCGACGAGCTTCCGGTATCGTATCCGGGCCGGTACTCGTGGCAGCGCTTCAGATCGATCCTCGGTGAGTGGGGAATACTCGGCTGA
- a CDS encoding tetratricopeptide repeat protein: MDAVTLMIIVGVVVLVAIVLVLLMSKDKASPGDVMGAGQADDERAAVASKRFKQVLSGNDLQNQMKKEEEELLTKYTSGTGEGIAEVEKLLVSDPNNVDLLDWLAFMYYSNNETDKAIETYKRALSIKPSNENQHYYLANSYFKKGMQAEAQKEWAEVIRLKPGSKIAKNAQERIDFVTTKK, translated from the coding sequence ATGGACGCGGTAACTTTGATGATTATCGTTGGAGTGGTGGTGCTCGTCGCCATCGTGCTGGTGCTGCTCATGTCGAAAGACAAGGCGTCGCCGGGTGACGTGATGGGGGCCGGCCAGGCCGACGACGAACGGGCTGCCGTCGCCTCGAAGCGCTTCAAGCAGGTTCTTTCGGGGAACGACCTCCAGAACCAAATGAAGAAAGAGGAAGAGGAGCTCCTGACGAAATACACGTCCGGCACCGGCGAAGGCATCGCCGAGGTTGAGAAGCTGCTCGTTTCCGACCCGAACAACGTCGATCTTCTCGACTGGCTGGCGTTTATGTATTACAGCAACAACGAGACCGACAAGGCGATCGAGACCTACAAGCGCGCTCTTTCGATCAAGCCCAGCAACGAGAACCAGCATTACTATCTCGCCAACAGCTACTTCAAGAAGGGGATGCAGGCCGAAGCCCAGAAGGAATGGGCGGAAGTGATCCGCCTCAAGCCGGGCTCCAAGATTGCCAAAAACGCCCAGGAGCGCATCGACTTCGTCACGACCAAGAAGTGA
- a CDS encoding serine/threonine-protein kinase, with product MAMIAPPELTRYKLLDLIGCGGMGSVFIGIELKSEKFVAIKLLSPECVEEPVILERFKLEGQILKGLSHPNIVKFIEAGQEGDYHYLVMEYVKGLSMDAFPRSNSATTLGVKQSIPTIEEYLTLFIKCFDALGYVHKQGIVHRDIKPHNIILTGPEYSPRLIDFGIAKKLDESGEFDQPGEKLYTVVYASPEQLMNKPVDQVSDLFSFGVVMYEKLTGRLPFEGKKEMEVFLSQTKWNFPPPRQLVPEIPQKLEQIVLKLLSKDPASRYPTAAMVQGELEKLLEIQRTGRDGLNLSGIISDIRETGSAISATRGFKKRTIADEQMLVKKARSEYVEAKNQLRAATLKLRSDPEHVEQLKAVCEQLRVEYERLQGQLAMALGFKSQPLVIDRFNAILKLETVAFEKRGVPFNINTIEQKLAHSDGSDIIVGSMNFTERVKRVYSFNQKDSYLAWDESTWFFNAYDEKDFPIFVMVGDPGMPRAPQGFRGFFWPFEFLLAIHKLGRTGVSIIETFTGCDRRGQAVSAQHKETILFSNNLFDALKERLTKLVAAKNGN from the coding sequence ATGGCAATGATCGCCCCCCCCGAACTGACCCGCTACAAGCTCCTCGACCTGATCGGTTGCGGAGGGATGGGGTCCGTCTTCATCGGCATCGAGCTGAAGTCGGAGAAGTTCGTCGCCATCAAACTGCTTTCCCCGGAATGCGTGGAAGAGCCCGTCATTCTCGAGCGGTTCAAGCTCGAAGGGCAGATTCTCAAGGGGCTGAGCCACCCCAACATCGTGAAGTTCATCGAAGCCGGCCAGGAGGGCGATTACCACTACCTGGTGATGGAATACGTCAAGGGCCTTTCGATGGATGCCTTCCCGCGGAGCAACTCGGCGACGACGCTCGGCGTCAAGCAGTCCATACCGACCATCGAAGAATACCTGACGTTATTCATCAAATGCTTCGATGCCCTGGGATATGTTCACAAACAGGGGATCGTCCACCGCGACATCAAGCCGCACAACATCATCCTGACCGGGCCGGAATACTCCCCACGCCTGATCGACTTCGGCATCGCCAAGAAGCTCGATGAGTCCGGTGAATTCGATCAGCCGGGCGAAAAATTATATACGGTTGTCTATGCCAGTCCCGAGCAGCTGATGAACAAGCCCGTGGACCAGGTTTCCGACCTGTTTTCGTTCGGAGTGGTGATGTACGAGAAACTGACGGGCCGCCTTCCGTTCGAAGGAAAGAAGGAGATGGAAGTCTTCCTTTCCCAGACGAAATGGAACTTCCCTCCGCCCCGCCAGCTCGTTCCCGAGATTCCCCAGAAGCTCGAGCAGATCGTTCTCAAGCTGCTCTCCAAGGATCCGGCGAGCCGCTATCCGACGGCCGCCATGGTCCAGGGCGAGCTGGAGAAACTGCTCGAAATTCAGCGGACCGGCCGCGACGGCCTGAATCTCTCCGGCATCATCAGCGACATCCGCGAGACCGGATCCGCCATCTCGGCGACCCGGGGGTTCAAAAAACGCACCATCGCCGACGAGCAGATGCTCGTGAAAAAGGCTCGCAGCGAATACGTCGAGGCCAAGAACCAGCTTCGCGCCGCCACGCTCAAACTCCGCTCCGATCCCGAGCACGTCGAGCAGCTCAAGGCCGTGTGCGAACAGCTCAGGGTCGAATACGAGCGCCTGCAGGGGCAGCTCGCCATGGCTCTGGGATTCAAAAGTCAGCCGCTCGTCATCGATCGCTTCAATGCCATCCTCAAGCTCGAAACGGTGGCGTTCGAGAAGCGCGGCGTTCCCTTCAACATCAACACGATCGAGCAGAAACTCGCGCACTCCGACGGCTCCGACATCATCGTCGGCTCCATGAACTTCACCGAACGGGTGAAGCGTGTCTACTCCTTCAACCAGAAGGATTCCTACCTCGCCTGGGACGAATCCACCTGGTTTTTCAACGCGTATGACGAGAAGGATTTCCCGATCTTCGTCATGGTCGGCGATCCGGGCATGCCCCGGGCGCCGCAAGGCTTCAGGGGGTTCTTCTGGCCGTTCGAATTCCTGCTCGCCATCCACAAGCTCGGCCGGACCGGCGTTTCCATCATCGAGACGTTCACCGGCTGCGATCGCCGCGGCCAGGCCGTTTCCGCGCAGCACAAGGAGACGATCCTGTTCTCGAACAATCTTTTCGACGCGCTGAAAGAGCGCCTGACGAAGCTCGTTGCCGCAAAAAACGGGAATTGA
- a CDS encoding tetratricopeptide repeat protein, with product MSIQKFVYILVVVGLALGGSAPVFAAGDRNEKIQNIYFQALQALEEENHLKGVQLYYRFVILGGIPVSKAVRARDLARAMSSFKKEIAEGRNSNRTELGILLIDRIIERFDRAEQRLDLLREKHPSSVLLAFLRGEVALARGDETLAMRIFGTMNRLPNPRGFPALADYLLDQRGRGKSADPAARRKFFMKLAYRRWDESDFEGAGAMFRALMKEYPLDPEAPRALIDLLLQQDKTDEAVKILDGWKGQADEPLIPPLPLARIRYSQGQYEEALALLVPLQEADPQDAYLRLLVAESLYQLNRHAEAAPHFMELARSDPKNQGFLQRLVICSEAAGRRADPLPLLEAYVQENERDSAMRFELASLLIRLDRLDEARLHFNVLREFGNPLQKEALEKIAAIDRANYERMMSASAASGSGGEPDKGEHRVSQQPDDLAATEPVIGAAGDASLAEEEQIRRMKELFK from the coding sequence GTGAGTATACAAAAATTCGTCTATATCCTGGTCGTCGTCGGTCTCGCGCTGGGCGGCAGCGCGCCGGTTTTCGCGGCGGGTGACCGGAACGAGAAGATCCAGAACATCTATTTTCAGGCACTCCAGGCGCTCGAGGAGGAGAACCACCTCAAGGGCGTCCAGTTATACTACCGGTTTGTGATCCTCGGCGGAATTCCCGTGTCGAAGGCCGTTCGCGCCCGCGATCTGGCGCGTGCGATGAGCAGTTTCAAAAAAGAAATCGCCGAGGGGCGGAACAGCAACAGAACCGAACTCGGAATTCTGCTCATCGACCGGATCATCGAGCGGTTCGACAGGGCTGAGCAGCGTCTCGATCTTCTCCGTGAAAAACACCCCTCCTCGGTTCTGCTCGCGTTCCTGCGGGGAGAGGTTGCCCTTGCGCGCGGCGACGAAACGCTCGCGATGAGGATCTTCGGGACGATGAACCGTCTTCCGAATCCGCGCGGGTTTCCTGCGCTGGCCGACTATCTTCTCGACCAACGGGGCAGGGGAAAAAGCGCTGATCCGGCCGCTCGCCGGAAATTCTTCATGAAGCTCGCCTATCGACGCTGGGATGAATCCGACTTCGAAGGCGCCGGCGCGATGTTTCGCGCGCTCATGAAGGAGTATCCGCTGGATCCCGAAGCGCCGCGGGCGCTCATCGACCTTCTCCTACAACAGGACAAGACGGACGAAGCCGTGAAGATTCTCGACGGGTGGAAGGGGCAGGCAGACGAGCCGCTGATTCCTCCGTTGCCTCTCGCGCGCATCCGCTACTCTCAGGGTCAGTATGAAGAGGCTCTGGCCCTGCTGGTGCCTCTGCAGGAAGCCGACCCTCAGGACGCGTATCTCAGGCTGCTGGTGGCCGAGAGCCTGTACCAGTTGAACCGCCATGCCGAGGCCGCGCCCCATTTCATGGAACTCGCGCGTTCGGATCCGAAGAACCAGGGCTTCCTTCAGCGCCTCGTCATCTGCTCCGAGGCGGCGGGAAGGCGCGCCGATCCGCTTCCCCTGCTCGAAGCATACGTGCAGGAAAACGAACGGGATTCGGCGATGCGGTTCGAACTCGCCTCGCTGCTGATCCGCCTGGATCGCCTGGATGAAGCCCGCCTGCATTTCAACGTGCTCAGGGAGTTCGGAAATCCTCTCCAGAAGGAAGCGCTCGAAAAAATCGCCGCCATCGACCGCGCGAATTACGAGCGGATGATGAGCGCCTCCGCCGCGAGCGGAAGCGGCGGCGAACCGGACAAGGGCGAGCATCGGGTTTCCCAGCAACCCGACGATCTGGCGGCGACGGAGCCGGTGATCGGCGCGGCAGGCGATGCCAGCCTTGCCGAGGAAGAGCAGATCCGGCGGATGAAAGAGCTTTTCAAATAG
- a CDS encoding prepilin-type N-terminal cleavage/methylation domain-containing protein, whose product MIRRIPQRGFSLVEVVVAFAISLVCFGGLIYFAASTRAETSKAENYLRALQIAQETIELIQSTPFEELTPAKLQMFEGSLVNPATGKSVPLPAHPAAAWQPADKTYPDQYTNAYFYRKIKMKPAESGIPNSRFLKQVIVEVFWNEGKKPDKIEAIGGDPERMRKLSLPAVVFNEREPY is encoded by the coding sequence ATGATTCGACGAATCCCGCAACGCGGCTTTTCCCTCGTCGAAGTGGTCGTGGCCTTTGCCATAAGCCTGGTCTGTTTCGGCGGCTTGATCTATTTCGCCGCATCCACCCGGGCCGAAACCAGCAAGGCGGAGAATTACCTCCGGGCGCTCCAGATAGCCCAGGAAACGATCGAGTTGATCCAGTCGACGCCGTTCGAAGAACTCACGCCGGCCAAGCTCCAGATGTTCGAAGGGTCGCTCGTCAACCCGGCGACCGGGAAATCCGTTCCCCTGCCCGCGCACCCGGCGGCCGCATGGCAACCGGCGGATAAAACATATCCTGATCAATATACCAATGCATATTTCTACCGGAAGATCAAAATGAAACCGGCGGAAAGCGGCATCCCGAACTCACGGTTCCTGAAGCAGGTGATCGTGGAGGTGTTCTGGAACGAGGGCAAAAAGCCGGACAAAATCGAAGCCATCGGCGGAGACCCGGAGCGAATGCGCAAATTGTCCCTTCCGGCCGTCGTGTTCAACGAACGGGAGCCGTATTGA
- a CDS encoding YbaB/EbfC family nucleoid-associated protein produces MFPKGGANLQGLMRQAQKMQEKMAETQEELKKRTVEASVGGGMVTVVVTGAQELQKITINKEAVDPDDVETLQDLVLSAVNTGIKKSQEMVQEEMGKVTGGLNIPGMF; encoded by the coding sequence ATGTTTCCCAAAGGCGGAGCCAACCTCCAGGGTCTGATGCGCCAGGCCCAGAAAATGCAGGAAAAGATGGCCGAGACCCAGGAAGAGCTGAAGAAGCGCACGGTCGAGGCCAGCGTGGGCGGCGGCATGGTGACCGTTGTCGTCACGGGCGCGCAGGAACTGCAGAAGATCACCATCAACAAGGAAGCCGTCGACCCCGACGACGTCGAAACTCTCCAGGACCTCGTTCTCTCGGCCGTCAACACCGGCATCAAGAAGTCCCAGGAAATGGTCCAGGAAGAGATGGGGAAAGTCACCGGCGGCCTGAATATTCCAGGAATGTTCTGA